The following proteins come from a genomic window of Hypanus sabinus isolate sHypSab1 chromosome 9, sHypSab1.hap1, whole genome shotgun sequence:
- the ndufb10 gene encoding NADH dehydrogenase [ubiquinone] 1 beta subcomplex subunit 10, producing the protein MPEDWDKDIYKQPPSRTPVVDKQTALPNPAFIASKLFYYTVDLPVTTFREWVERQQQKNKFYYYHQNFRRVPDLTDCQLGDYLCYYEAEMQWRRDYKVDQEIIKILQERLRACQQREGNSYVQNCAKELEQFKEAAKGYESRYGDLGAYASSRKCLMKQKHRMIEESKKAKADA; encoded by the exons ATGCCTGAAGATTGGGACAAGGACATTTACAAACAGCCTCCCAGCCGGACTCCGGTGGTGGACAAGCAGACCGCCCTGCCCAATCCTGCATTTATTGCTAGCAAGCTTTTTTACTATACGGTGGATTTACCGGTTACAACCTTCAGGG AATGGGTGGAACGGCAACAACAAAAGAATAAATTTTACTACTACCATCAGAATTTCAGACGAGTGCCGGATTTGACAGACTGTCAGCTGGGTGATTACCTGTGCTATTATGAGGCAGAGATGCAGTGGAGAAGGGATTA CAAAGTCGATCAAGAAATTATTAAAATTCTCCAGGAGCGTCTGAGGGCCTGCCAGCAACGGGAAGGTAACAGCTACGTACAGAACTGCGCCAAAGAACTGGAGCAGTTCAAGGAAGCAGCTAAAGGCTACGAGTCAAGAT ATGGTGATCTTGGGGCTTATGCTAGTTCCAGAAAATGTCTAATGAAGCAGAAACATCGAATGATCGAGGAAAGCAAAAAGGCAAAAGCTGATGCATAA